One region of Xyrauchen texanus isolate HMW12.3.18 chromosome 11, RBS_HiC_50CHRs, whole genome shotgun sequence genomic DNA includes:
- the LOC127651915 gene encoding interleukin-8-like isoform X1, producing MNSKIVYVSIIVFLAYLTSGEGMSLRGLGIDPRCRCVETESRRIGKYIESVLFFPASSHCKDTEIIATLKSTKQKICLDPAAEWVIKFIEKKSKSIKKT from the exons ATGAACAGCAAAATCGTCTACGTGTCTATTATTGTGTTCCTGGCATATCTGACCAGTGGGGAAG GAATGAGTCTTAGAGGTCTGGGTATAGATCCACGCTGCCGCTGTGTTGAAACAGAGAGTCGGCGCATTGGTAAATACATCGAGAGTGTGTTATTCTTCCCTGCCAGCTCGCACTGCAAAGACACCGAGATCAT TGCCACTCTGAAGAGCACCAAGCAGAAGATCTGTCTGGACCCTGCTGCTGAATGGGTTATTAAGTTCATTGAGAAGAAGAGTAAGTCAA taaaaaaaacatga
- the LOC127651915 gene encoding permeability factor 2-like isoform X2 — protein sequence MNSKIVYVSIIVFLAYLTSGEGMSLRGLGIDPRCRCVETESRRIGKYIESVLFFPASSHCKDTEIIATLKSTKQKICLDPAAEWVIKFIEKKIKKT from the exons ATGAACAGCAAAATCGTCTACGTGTCTATTATTGTGTTCCTGGCATATCTGACCAGTGGGGAAG GAATGAGTCTTAGAGGTCTGGGTATAGATCCACGCTGCCGCTGTGTTGAAACAGAGAGTCGGCGCATTGGTAAATACATCGAGAGTGTGTTATTCTTCCCTGCCAGCTCGCACTGCAAAGACACCGAGATCAT TGCCACTCTGAAGAGCACCAAGCAGAAGATCTGTCTGGACCCTGCTGCTGAATGGGTTATTAAGTTCATTGAGAAGAAGA taaaaaaaacatga